From one Lycium barbarum isolate Lr01 chromosome 6, ASM1917538v2, whole genome shotgun sequence genomic stretch:
- the LOC132600140 gene encoding zinc-finger homeodomain protein 4-like codes for MASNNKNFVVKYFECMHNYAARSGGHVLDGCGEFCPFGPPGTPKFLTCAACNCHRNFHRKMKVEVEVEEEPPLLSIYPPSYGTTIVIDHVPPTPAPPRSRPRQVSLDRYKVVARAPSAAAEMGGGEIEVGEQSSRLMKRKYESSSSVRMRLNDEQKQKVRAFAENIMGWRWTKYNDQVTPFCDEIGITPDFLKNWIDNNKRRIGPGRAGTKNAI; via the exons ATGGCTTCCAACAACAAAAACTTTGTTGTGAAGTATTTTGAGTGTATGCATAACTATGCAGCAAGATCTGGGGGCCATGTACTTGATGGTTGTGGTGAATTTTGTCCATTTGGTCCTCCTGGAACCCCAAAATTCTTAACCTGCGCTGCTTGCAACTGCCATCGGAACTTCCATAGAAAAATGAAGGTCGAGGTAGAGGTCGAAGAGGAGCCTCCTCTCCTCTCTATTTATCCCCCTAGCTATG GTACTACCATTGTGATTGATCATGTTCCACCAACCCCAGCACCACCAAGAAGTAGGCCTCGTCAAGTTAGTTTGGACAGGTACAAGGTTGTCGCGAGGGCCCCATCAGCGGCGGCAGAGATGGGCGGAGGAGAGATAGAAGTGGGGGAGCAGAGCAGCAGGTTGATGAAAAGAAAGTATGAGAGTTCATCATCAGTGAGAATGAGGCTTAATGATGAACAAAAGCAAAAAGTAAGGGCTTTTGCTGAAAATATCATGGGGTGGAGATGGACAAAGTACAATGATCAAGTCACACCCTTTTGTGACGAGATTGGAATCACTCCCGACTTCTTGAAGAATTGGATTGACAACAACAAGCGTCGAATTGGGCCAGGCCGGGCTGGGACTAAAAACGCCATCTAA